From Gammaproteobacteria bacterium, a single genomic window includes:
- a CDS encoding GNAT family N-acetyltransferase, with the protein MTRPAFARVTFRPLVPADWPEVAEIYRQGIESGDATFETEVPTWDSWNAGRSPDCRIVAEMDGRTVGFAALSPLSGRCVYGGVREVTIYIAESAQGRGVGSALLRELVADTEASGIWTLEAGIFPENGASIRIFERCGFRILGTHERLGRFHDGRWRDVVLMERRSRVAGVD; encoded by the coding sequence GTGACGCGTCCCGCATTCGCGCGGGTCACCTTTCGTCCCCTGGTTCCGGCGGACTGGCCGGAGGTGGCCGAGATCTACCGGCAGGGAATCGAATCCGGCGACGCCACCTTCGAGACCGAGGTCCCGACCTGGGATTCCTGGAACGCGGGCCGCAGCCCCGATTGCCGGATCGTCGCCGAGATGGACGGCCGGACCGTTGGGTTCGCCGCGCTCAGTCCGCTATCGGGCCGCTGCGTCTACGGCGGCGTGCGCGAGGTGACGATCTACATTGCGGAATCGGCCCAGGGCCGGGGCGTGGGCAGCGCACTGCTGCGCGAGCTCGTCGCCGACACCGAGGCATCGGGCATCTGGACCCTCGAGGCGGGCATCTTCCCGGAGAACGGGGCCTCGATCCGGATTTTCGAGCGGTGCGGATTCCGCATTCTCGGCACGCACGAGCGCCTGGGCCGGTTTCATGACGGCCGCTGGCGCGATGTCGTGCTCATGGAGCGGCGAAGCCGGGTCGCGGGAGTGGACTGA